Sequence from the Rutidosis leptorrhynchoides isolate AG116_Rl617_1_P2 chromosome 3, CSIRO_AGI_Rlap_v1, whole genome shotgun sequence genome:
tttctcaatatcttcctcacggacccgcatttggtgatagctggaccgtaagtcgattttagagaaatacgtcgcaccttggagttggtcaaacaaattgtcaatctgaggcaatgggtaacgattcttgatcgtcactttattcaactcccgataatcgatgcacatccgcatgctaccatccttcttcttcacaaataaaactggagcaccccatggcgaagcactcggtcaaatgaaacccttctcaagtaactcttgggtttgatttaacaactcttgcatttccgtcggtgctaaacgataaggagttttagcaatgggagtagctcccggaaccaactcaatgcgaaattcaacttgtctttccaccggaacacccggtaactcatccggaaaaacgtcttcgaattcactaaccaccggaatttcacgaataggtggtggctcatcacgagtatcaacaacatgggcaagaaaagccatgccaccactaacgagaaaatgacgtgcccgtggaaaagaacatatcggcacgagtcttctccgcttatcaccaagaataattaactctcccccacttgaggtTTTCacccgaatagatttttcatggcatgcaatatcggctctattatgatcgagccaatccatacccacaacaatatcaaaatcgcccaaagtcatagggattagatcaattttaaagttttcgaaaccaaaaacaacatcacaattcttacacacatcaaccactagcaccgtcttgccatccactatttcgacttctaccaaacgaattaacttagctaatggtctgtcaagtttaggcacaaattttggagacacaaacgacaaatttgcaccgctatcaaaaataatccttgtcggattagagttaaccataaaagtacctgagacaacctcgttcgattgtttggcttcatcattggtcatcaagtagttgcgacccctagccgtgcccgccaccttttctaacttcttgacatgatcattattcaaatcgggacattccggcctcttgtgccccgctttaccacaattaaaacacgtgaccgacttggtcaaacaatcacgggcataatgacccggcttcccacaactataacaagtaggtgtaaaagtattcgaaccacccttcttcacactttcGACGCTTTCGgtccccttcttgttcttgttcttcttgtttgaaaagtttgaatgactataaccttcaaacttccttttggagaaagcgaaatcactctttcttggaacctccggctcaaaaacccgagccaactcaaataattcatcaaaagacttagccatatcccgactaatcttacccttgaactcatcattcaaagtatggtagaaatccttcattagcttgtgatcatcaccaacatattccgggcaaaaacgagtctttgccaagaaggtagacttgagagtaaccaagtccattgaaccttgttacaAATTGTGCAACTCTTCTCGGATTCTATCAAGATTGGaagaagttcggtactctttgaaaaattccttcttaaactcctcccaagtcaagctcatacattgttcttcaccatataaattgattttatcatcccaccacaacttagcttcttcccgcaacatactagaaccatacctcgccttcttttcgggaggacattccgcgatacggaaagctccctcaatatcggaaatccaacacgttcttttcaacggatctcgcaccccattaaacatcgggggttgagcatccttgaaatttttgtagtggaagtcccgtctcccttcacctccttcaccacgaggataaatatttctagcgtcaagtgcctcatcgacagtggccttcattcgttcattaattaaatcggttatttgctcgtcaaccgattccttgaaaacctttctcacgctaacaagaaaatcctccttgtagttcttcaagatggcctcaaccttggccgtgaattcggagtcctcgcttgTAACTCCGATAtcgttatcgtgtccgtttctcgtcttcattctataaaatggaaaaggttaaacaaagaacgaaaggacataacacgtaagtatatacatgtacaccacgctaccccatcttgctcaacaatcttcgtacattgcttgtttgatacGATTTGCACCCGTGACAATGGtacctaatcattgttacgcgagcacgtcgcattaactcgctagtacaacgtccatctcgcttgatgattgctaaacataacacaaaacaattagcacaaggttagttcacataaaccaaagcactaacaattcccgatcagacccaaagtcctacaagtcccgcataaagcgtacacacaataaagtctaagtctaggcacctatctcaagtcgcctaaatcccttagaccatgctctgataccacttgtaacatcccaaaccaaaCCTCGACCAAACCCGTGTAaaaatatcacaaaaaaaaaaaaattgctggtacagcacatggcgccgCGCGCCacctttctgcgcggcgcgcagaatagccTGGACAGGTTGCTGTCCCCGGGAGTCAATTACACAAAAATGTTTGGCCGTTTCCCGGCATAATTggacaaaacgctttcaaccacacattcatatatgtaaaactaacacgttccattaataaaattagttttgcgaagcggggcccacacgacccaagttacaagttcaatacaaaatatgagtttcgaccaccaaaaagtttaagtaccaaactacattatgagcatggtgtttgagattaaactacccaagtttcGGTCAAACTCcgaaagctaatatctccaaaagcgtcccctatcacaacgggatctttaatccaatatgatgcccttacccttgtccacaaccgaacctataaaatggtaaacaacgagagggtaagctaacgcttagtgagtaggataaatatacacatgcatataagacttacctactcgcatctacgatatcatataacgcataccaACGCATAAtgtctcaataaacaagctagtaacatcaaatcgtacaactagcaacatcaatagcataatatccataataataattaaatgctaacgtcaacaactataaaccatggttaaccaattcttcgcaagggaatgacttcgctaaataagtcatcgatgttcataacaaccgctagctcccaaaaatggctatggtatgctaacccccgaggtgttccaaaaacggctatggcatcacccccaagtgttccaaaaacggctatggcatcacttgatcaaagtgtgagtaaaacacggctattactcacaatcatgtacacaaacacggctatgtgcacaattaatacggATAACAAcgagggagtaaaacacggctattactcgccactatatgcacaaacacggctaagtGCATAAATATCAAACgtggacaaaaacggctatgtctcacaactatggtcacaaaacggctatgtgacaccattaacacggcacataaatcatatacatacatatatagatattccactcacctcaaaatctcttgtgaaaagatacccgagcttgcaagacctcaatgtatcgtacctatcatattatacatattatcaatcacaaacccaaattggtcaaccaattctttcaccattctaaggccattttgacccaaggtgcaatttcaacccatttgcacccttaaccctaattttgggttaacttacaccaaaaccctaaaattagccaagataggtttaaaacacatttcaatacaaagtttatgcatctttcaccaacattaaccaacttaggtccattatgacccatttgaccattttaaagttaacatacccattttgggtcatccactaacccacacaacacccatttacttagATATAGGTGTGCTAGTAACTAGCTAACAAATTTAAGCTctcaaacatcaattaatacttgaaaaccctaagttagtcatctttgggtcttcatgacccatttTCACCCAAAACACtcaatttactaacaaatgggttttaagttcatcacttaccccaaaccctaaccattaatcaaattaaaatcaataaatcaagattagagcataccactaccaccaaagcgtagctagagggaagatgaatgactttaatgcttgcacttagacccggttcaagcttcttcttccttattttaagctttctcacactagaaaaaccctctctctctaaaattgaatggatgagattgaagtagatggaaatggagttaatgaggctccaccaactggtctaaagccttaaagtcggattccttgtgattttaccaatttaccctcaaaatatctaattaaaaaggaatctgtcacagactactggcgcggcgcgccaaatagcCGCGCGGCGTGCAACACCCCCAGCTCAAAATCTTCTTTGttttaaatatgtacaacaaaaccccacaacttgaataacttatatacACCTAAGtacaatgaaatatttgggtcttacattaatTAATGTGGGGTGTCATGTAGTTAGCAAATGATACGTGAGGTTCTTTATCAGTAACGCCCATTGAAAAAAAAATCTGTAAACTCATGACACATGGAACACACTTGCGGGGTATCAAATAAATCCTTCAAAAATATTAAACCCTTAAAAAATCATGAATTACACactaaaatcatgaattcaactccGATTCTTAATCACTAAGATTTGGATTGATTGGTCAGGTGCTAAATCATTTGTCGAATGAAGCGCGTCGTTCCAACAATCAGTGGAATTCCTCGTTCCCTCTCGATCCCTTACAGAAGTGAGACCACCATCACCATTCCAAGTCTAGGGATGACAATGggtgtttcatccatggatattcaTCTGATCCAATCTATTTATAATGAATATGGACGATCTTAGAGACGTACCTACAAATTTTAATTGATGGGGCTTTATTTATTGTGAAACGAATCATTAATATTTAACGAATTATCATATGAGTGATCATTTTTTTAACGAATGATAAATCTTTTTTTGATAGTGAATTCCTTTTTAGCTATACAAAATTAACTCTCTtaagtctctctctctctctcacacacatacacacacacacacacacacacacacatatatatatatatatatatatatatatatatatatatatatatatatatatatatatatatatatattactaataaatttAACATTAATTATCCGTATCTGAAAATGCCGTGGGAAAAATTATTTGTTACTGAAAAATAAATGTGGcatgattaattttttttttaaattgtaaaCACCAAAATCAttagttatatatttttttaaaaatattatatgattaaaaacttaaaaaagttaaaaaaaaaaaccccactTAATGTGCTAAAAAACTTCATGTGCGTCAAGAGAGAAGAACAAAATGGGGAAAGTGATGGAAAAGCATATTGAACCACACATTCAACTATATTTAATTTTAGAATCTTGACCCCACCTTTATCACACACATTCAGCTCTATAGATTTGTGACTTAAATTGTTTCTTTCCACTTTCCTCCGTTTTGTTCATCCCtgttgatcatatatatatatatatatatatatatatatatatatatatatatatatatatatatatatatatatatatatatgcgtttaAATGAGAACGTTCTCATTTTTATCTTTTGTGAGAACAAATCTGAACCACACATCTCAATTActtaattttaattaaattaaaattattaaaaagaTGATAAGGGTGTAATAGTCAATAGCATAAACTGTTAGGAGGCAAAATACGTAATTCAAATGTTTTAATCACTTCCCTCTTTTCCTATTCTTTAGCATCATGAACCCATTTCCTATTTTTTAGTCCCATGATCCATTAACTTCTCACTAACACGTTCAGCATTTTTACACTATCATCAAACTCTCAAATAAGAACGTAGGATTTTTGTTTCCAAATTATTCATCCGTATCACAATTATTAAGAGTTAACAGATACTAATAAAAAAATGTCAGGCCCTGAAGAAGTTGAAAACGTAGAAGAATTagaagaagttgaagatgaaggtaCATAATCACTCTAATTAATTTTGTATCCATATTTCGGTAGTAGTTGAATTGAACACGTTATGGATGATGTAAACATTTATTTGATGTTTTTTGAATCTAATTGCTACACAATGCATACCCTATTTAACTATTGTGATATAGATCATTATTCAGAATGCATCCAATTTAATGCATTTTATAACAGTCTTTTACAAGTACATTTCGTACTCATATGGTTAATCAAATACACATGCATATTTGATCGTTTTTACCTTAAATATATCAGGTTTTGATTTTGTCCCCAAACAATATGCTGTTGGGACCAAGATAGTTTCGGTTGATGGCGTTACACATTGGCTACGAGAAGTGTCCAGTTCTTACAAACCGGTAATAGGAACTATGTTTGATAGTATTAATTCTGCATACCAATTTTATCAACAGTATGCTCAACAAGGTGGTTCTGAAATTAGAAAATCGACCCAGAAAAAGAAATCGGTTAAACGTCAAAGGGGTGTTGATGAGTCGAAAATAGTTACGTTGAAATATTTTGTTTGCAGTAGGCAAGGGTTCAAGGATATAAAAAATAACAGTCCAAGCTTAGATGTTAATGAGAGTAACAAAGAGCAAAATAACACCAATGGAAATGTTGATGTTAATGTGCAAGCGAACAATAAGCAAAAGCAGAAAAGAACGCGACCTTCACAACGTATCGGTTGTCTCGCAAGTTTCAAGCTTCAATTAGTTGAAGGTGGCAAATATGAACTATTCAAGTTTGTAGAGCAACACAACCATTGCTTAGTGCATCCTGATTACTCTCTACATTTGAAGACATATAGGAGACTTGATAATACCATGAAGACCATGTTACATAATTTTCTGCTGGCAGGAATTGGTCCAACTGCAGGTCATCGAATTCTTACAAAAATATTTGGTGGTCATGATAAAGTAGGTGCTACCCTGGTCGATTGTCGCAACTGGAAGAGAGATATCATTGCATATATAGGTAAGGCAGACGCACAAATCATGATAGATATGTTGAAGAACAGGAAAGAGAGTTGTCCTAATTTCTCATTCGAATATTTTACGGATGAGAATAATATACTTGGGGGTTTCTTTTGGGCTGATGACCATGCCAAACGAAATTATTCTGCTTTTGGTGATGTTGTTTCTTTCGATGCAACATTTCGTTCTAACAAGTAAGTATCTATATAAATTTGTAATCTTATATTCATAACTATAACCAAAATTATTAAGTTCATCCTATTTTTTGTAGATACAAAATGAAGTTTGTTCCATTTACTGGCATCGATAACCATAAGAAGTGTGTTACTTTTGGTGTCGGAATGCTGTCCAAAGAGAATGTGTATTCATACACATGGTTGTTAAATTGCTTTAAGAAGGCGTTCCCTAAGGAACCAACAATCGTGATGACTGACCAAGATCCCGCCATGAAGATAGCAGTTGAAGAAGTTTTTAAAACTGCACGACACCGTCTTTGTATGTGGCACATTACGGAGAAGCTTACATCTAAGGtttgtttttttaaaataaaaaacaaTGCTAATTGTTAATGTTTGTATTCAATTCGAACAAATATAACCATCTGAATATGTTATAGTAAGTTATTGGATTTGATTTACGTTATATAATATTGAATTCTTATAACCTGTTGTTGGAAAAGATGGAGTTAGATTTGATTTAATGTGCATATCTTACGGATATAATAAGTCTAAAATAATTAAATCGAGTTATTATGCATTTTTGCTAGGTTGGTGTTTCAATTTGCAATTCTGGATTCAAAGCTCGACTGTCTCAAATTGTCTGGACAAACAAGCTGCAACCTAGTGATTTCGAAAAACAATGGGGTGGTATCATGAGAAAATTCAACCTTGAACAACACGAGTGGTTATGTACCATGTATGATATGAGATTTAGATGGATACCTGCTTATTTTCTTGAGTGGAATATGTCAGGCCTTATGCGTACATCCTCAAGATCCGAGAGTGAGAACCACATGTTTGGGCAGCTGATGAGTGATAGCTCAACTCTTGTTGAGTTTCTAAGCTTTTTTGACACGGCTATGCATTCCCAACGATTCACCCAATCTAAAAATGACCACGAGTCAGAGTACACCTCACCCGATATAGCTGACGATGCATCTACAATTGAAAGGGATGCAGCCAAAATATTCACACGTACTGTATTTATGGAAATTCAAAAGG
This genomic interval carries:
- the LOC139902554 gene encoding protein FAR1-RELATED SEQUENCE 5-like, encoding MSGPEEVENVEELEEVEDEGFDFVPKQYAVGTKIVSVDGVTHWLREVSSSYKPVIGTMFDSINSAYQFYQQYAQQGGSEIRKSTQKKKSVKRQRGVDESKIVTLKYFVCSRQGFKDIKNNSPSLDVNESNKEQNNTNGNVDVNVQANNKQKQKRTRPSQRIGCLASFKLQLVEGGKYELFKFVEQHNHCLVHPDYSLHLKTYRRLDNTMKTMLHNFLLAGIGPTAGHRILTKIFGGHDKVGATLVDCRNWKRDIIAYIGKADAQIMIDMLKNRKESCPNFSFEYFTDENNILGGFFWADDHAKRNYSAFGDVVSFDATFRSNKYKMKFVPFTGIDNHKKCVTFGVGMLSKENVYSYTWLLNCFKKAFPKEPTIVMTDQDPAMKIAVEEVFKTARHRLCMWHITEKLTSKVGVSICNSGFKARLSQIVWTNKLQPSDFEKQWGGIMRKFNLEQHEWLCTMYDMRFRWIPAYFLEWNMSGLMRTSSRSESENHMFGQLMSDSSTLVEFLSFFDTAMHSQRFTQSKNDHESEYTSPDIADDASTIERDAAKIFTRTVFMEIQKEIQAATKDCMSRNFSDSNGIKKYTIIDRSVKDMNLLIDESIDRVEKPFHFDELIHKQSEVEYKVESQEFLCSCRHFEIFGLVCRHIFFVLLINDIKLFPKKYICRRWTRGALPEKPIQADIKFNQVEMIVEAAFRDSQRELVNKVDQDPECQHSVGKNDFVGALLGFQQPSEVNVHAPEGIVNKGGGKRTRITSSRENSIIKSKKPKRNCSYCKKMRRHDIRNCKRKKAQKARDAGADPSVVEALLAEAAAESDEDELDDDN